Proteins encoded within one genomic window of Schaalia sp. HMT-172:
- a CDS encoding DNA topoisomerase (ATP-hydrolyzing) subunit A, which produces MAKKDQVVDIPEKDENISEIDVSTEMRGSFLEYAVSVIYARALPDARDGLKPVQRRILFQMDQMGLRPDKGHVKSQRVVGEVMGKLHPHGDSAIYEALVRLAQPFNLRVPLVDGHGNFGSLDDGPAAARYTEARMAPAALDLVTGLDEDTVDFVPNYDNQFMQPDVLPAAFPQLLVNGASGIAVGMATNIAPHNLSETIAGAIHLLDHPSATVADLMRYIPGPDLPEGGVIVGLEGIKEAYESGRGAFKTRAKVQIERVTARKMGIIVTQLPYMVGPEKVIEKIKENANAGRLKGISSVQNLTDRIHGLRLVIEVKNGFNPEAVLQQLYQRTPLEDSFSINAVALVGGQPRTLGLKEMLQVFLDHRLDVTTRRSRFRLTKYEDRLHLVEGLLIAILDIDDVIAIIRSSDDAEIARERLMTAFDLSEAQANYILELRLRRLTKFSRIELETERDELMAKIASLREILEDPELLRALVKKELREVSDRLGTPRRTLLLASTGTPVGAAASDDAALAALPSVSRSGKGLELQIPDDPCVVVLSASGALARVEGGDPLEPGPRAASDGWRAQLSSTARSQVAVVTEDGIARRIDVVDLPALPRFETGLSLAGAMPSSLLLHTDVPAVGLLDPEGEAVVAMGTARGTVKRLRPDVLQRDEWEVIALEDGDRLVGFDQCSDGADLVFVSSDAQLLRTPAAKVRPQGRTAGGMAGMKLNSGAEALGFWVVEAPIDAIVVTVAAALGALPGTGQTTVKVTPFECYPAKGRGGQGVRCQRFLRGEDRLDIAWVGTRPGRAASADGSPVELPQEDERRDGSGVPITFAIASIG; this is translated from the coding sequence ATGGCTAAGAAGGACCAGGTCGTCGATATTCCCGAGAAGGATGAAAACATCTCCGAGATCGACGTATCGACAGAGATGCGTGGCTCCTTCCTGGAGTACGCCGTCTCCGTCATCTACGCTCGCGCACTGCCCGACGCGCGCGACGGCCTCAAGCCCGTCCAGCGCCGCATCCTGTTCCAGATGGATCAGATGGGCCTGCGCCCCGACAAGGGGCACGTGAAGTCCCAGCGCGTGGTCGGCGAGGTAATGGGTAAGCTTCACCCGCACGGCGATTCCGCGATTTACGAGGCCTTGGTGCGCCTCGCTCAGCCCTTTAATCTGCGGGTCCCCCTGGTCGACGGTCACGGTAACTTCGGTTCTCTGGATGATGGCCCGGCTGCCGCTCGTTACACGGAGGCGCGCATGGCGCCCGCCGCGCTGGACCTGGTGACGGGTTTGGACGAGGACACGGTGGACTTCGTCCCCAACTACGACAATCAGTTCATGCAGCCGGACGTCCTTCCGGCCGCGTTTCCGCAGCTGCTCGTCAACGGGGCCTCCGGCATCGCCGTGGGCATGGCGACGAACATCGCTCCGCATAATCTCTCGGAGACGATCGCGGGTGCCATTCACCTGCTGGATCACCCGTCGGCCACCGTCGCCGACCTCATGCGGTACATCCCGGGCCCTGACCTGCCCGAGGGCGGCGTCATCGTCGGCTTGGAGGGCATCAAGGAGGCCTACGAGAGCGGTCGCGGCGCGTTCAAGACGCGAGCGAAGGTCCAGATCGAGCGCGTGACGGCCCGCAAGATGGGCATCATCGTCACGCAGCTGCCCTACATGGTGGGCCCTGAGAAGGTCATCGAGAAGATCAAGGAGAACGCGAACGCGGGACGCCTGAAGGGCATTTCGTCGGTTCAGAACCTCACCGACCGCATCCACGGCCTGCGCCTGGTCATCGAGGTGAAGAACGGATTCAATCCCGAGGCTGTGCTCCAGCAGCTCTACCAGCGCACGCCGCTGGAGGATTCCTTCTCGATCAACGCTGTGGCCCTCGTGGGCGGCCAGCCGCGCACGCTGGGCCTGAAGGAGATGCTCCAGGTGTTCCTGGATCATCGCCTGGATGTGACGACGCGACGCAGCCGCTTCCGCCTGACAAAGTACGAGGATCGCCTGCACCTGGTCGAGGGTCTGCTCATCGCGATCCTGGACATCGACGACGTGATCGCGATCATTCGGTCCTCCGATGACGCGGAGATCGCGCGCGAGCGCCTGATGACGGCCTTCGATCTGTCCGAGGCCCAGGCGAATTACATCCTCGAGCTGCGTCTGCGCCGCCTCACGAAGTTCTCTCGTATCGAGCTGGAAACCGAGCGCGACGAGCTGATGGCCAAGATTGCGTCGCTGCGCGAGATCCTGGAGGACCCGGAGTTGCTGCGCGCGCTCGTGAAGAAGGAGCTGCGCGAGGTCTCGGATCGTCTGGGCACGCCGCGTCGCACGCTGCTCCTGGCTTCGACGGGCACGCCCGTGGGCGCCGCGGCCTCGGACGACGCTGCACTGGCGGCACTGCCGTCGGTGTCGCGTTCGGGCAAGGGTTTGGAGCTGCAGATCCCTGACGACCCGTGCGTCGTCGTCCTGTCGGCGTCGGGCGCTCTGGCTCGCGTCGAGGGCGGGGATCCGCTGGAGCCCGGTCCGCGTGCTGCCTCGGATGGCTGGCGCGCGCAGCTGTCGTCGACGGCCCGCTCGCAGGTGGCCGTGGTGACGGAGGACGGCATCGCGCGCCGCATCGACGTCGTGGATCTGCCGGCTCTCCCCCGCTTCGAGACGGGCCTGTCGCTGGCCGGGGCGATGCCCTCGTCGCTGCTGCTGCACACGGACGTTCCCGCCGTGGGCTTGCTGGATCCCGAGGGCGAGGCCGTGGTCGCGATGGGCACGGCACGAGGCACGGTCAAGCGCCTGCGCCCGGATGTGCTTCAGCGCGACGAGTGGGAGGTCATCGCCCTGGAGGACGGGGACCGTCTCGTGGGCTTCGATCAGTGCTCGGATGGGGCGGACCTGGTGTTCGTGTCCTCGGACGCGCAGCTGCTGCGCACCCCCGCTGCGAAGGTTCGCCCGCAGGGGCGCACGGCCGGCGGCATGGCGGGCATGAAACTGAACTCCGGCGCCGAGGCCCTGGGCTTCTGGGTGGTCGAGGCCCCCATCGACGCCATCGTCGTGACGGTGGCGGCGGCGCTGGGCGCGCTGCCGGGCACGGGCCAGACGACCGTGAAGGTCACGCCTTTCGAGTGCTATCCGGCGAAGGGCCGCGGCGGCCAGGGCGTGCGCTGCCAGCGCTTCCTGCGCGGCGAGGATCGCCTGGACATCGCGTGGGTGGGCACGAGGCCGGGGCGGGCCGCGTCGGCCGATGGTTCCCCCGTGGAGCTGCCCCAAGAGGACGAGCGCCGCGACGGCTCGGGCGTGCCGATCACCTTCGCGATCGCGTCGATCGGCTGA
- a CDS encoding PfkB family carbohydrate kinase: protein MTRIVNIGEALIDEITRPNSEPVEVVGGSMLNVAAGLTRLGHESELATWFARDARGDKVRAHAEAAGVTLTPGSDGAEFTTVAHAAVDEKGHATYEFDLSWDVPAVEDPDTVGHVHTGSYVVVVEPGAEKVLAAVKRQAIRGTVSYDPNIRPALLGTPDEARPHVEAIVALADVVKASDEDLKWLYPDRPVEDVLHEWLQSGPSLILCTRGPWGVYIVAAAERDMLVVDPLDVELVDTVGAGDSLMAGLISGLVDAGLLGSAEAKQRLREASWDQILPAIHRGIITSGITILYQGAYSPTREEVNEILAADKTLRG from the coding sequence ATGACTAGAATCGTGAACATCGGGGAAGCTCTCATCGATGAGATCACCCGCCCAAACAGTGAACCCGTCGAAGTTGTCGGGGGATCGATGCTCAACGTCGCAGCCGGCCTGACCCGGCTGGGTCACGAGTCCGAGCTGGCGACCTGGTTCGCCCGCGACGCTCGCGGCGACAAGGTGCGCGCGCACGCAGAAGCCGCCGGTGTCACCCTGACGCCCGGCAGCGACGGCGCCGAATTCACCACGGTCGCCCACGCGGCCGTCGACGAGAAGGGCCACGCCACCTACGAGTTCGATCTGTCCTGGGACGTTCCTGCCGTCGAGGACCCGGACACCGTCGGACACGTGCACACCGGATCCTACGTGGTCGTCGTCGAACCCGGAGCTGAGAAGGTCCTGGCCGCCGTCAAGCGCCAGGCCATCCGCGGCACGGTGTCCTACGATCCGAACATCCGTCCCGCCCTGCTGGGCACGCCCGACGAGGCCCGCCCGCACGTCGAGGCGATCGTGGCCCTCGCGGACGTCGTCAAGGCGTCGGACGAGGACCTGAAGTGGCTGTACCCGGATCGTCCCGTCGAGGACGTCCTGCACGAGTGGCTGCAGTCCGGCCCCTCCCTGATCCTGTGCACGCGCGGCCCCTGGGGCGTCTACATTGTGGCTGCCGCCGAGCGCGACATGCTCGTCGTCGATCCCCTCGACGTCGAGCTGGTGGACACCGTGGGTGCGGGCGACTCGCTCATGGCCGGCCTGATCTCCGGCCTCGTCGACGCGGGTCTCCTGGGCTCGGCCGAGGCGAAGCAGCGCCTGCGCGAGGCCTCGTGGGATCAGATCCTGCCCGCCATCCACCGCGGCATCATCACCTCGGGCATCACGATCCTCTACCAGGGCGCCTACTCGCCCACGCGCGAGGAAGTCAACGAGATCCTGGCAGCAGACAAGACGCTGCGAGGCTGA
- a CDS encoding sugar porter family MFS transporter produces MTTKSSAQTKSIPPLVIRSAIVASLGGLLFGFDTAVISGAEEKLTKLYALSSMGEGMIVAIATIGTICGAIVAGKLADRFGRKPILFWIGILFGVGALATALAPVPTLVTAADGTVSASSAFPITFFMVFRFLGGVGVGLSSVVAPIYTAEIAPARVRGRLVGLVQFNIVFGILLAYASNAVIREIAHEDTAWRWMLGVMAVPAVFFLIFLATVPETPRWLLAHGHEERAVKISERLTSTQEESSEQIAEMKAQIAEDAAGGKVAFFTRRYRKVILMAFCIAMFNQLSGINAILYYAPKVMKLAGGAEVLGDAFPYIGSVIVGLMNLIATMAALTVIDKLGRRQLMIVGSIGYLISLGFLAGMMFAYEGGVFQEGSAAPVWLILLGLLGFIASHAFGQGSVIWVFISEIFPNRVRARGQSLGSLTHWVFAFITTYAFPVLTDKLGGGFAFGIFFLAMVGQLFWVLKVMPETKGIPLEEMEEKLGLTND; encoded by the coding sequence ATGACTACGAAGTCGTCAGCACAAACTAAATCCATTCCGCCTCTCGTCATTCGAAGCGCTATCGTTGCCTCTCTCGGCGGCCTGCTCTTCGGCTTTGACACAGCGGTCATTTCCGGCGCGGAAGAAAAGCTCACCAAGCTCTACGCGCTCTCCTCCATGGGGGAGGGCATGATCGTTGCCATCGCAACCATCGGCACGATCTGCGGTGCCATCGTCGCCGGTAAACTCGCCGACCGCTTTGGCCGTAAACCCATCCTCTTCTGGATTGGCATCCTCTTCGGCGTGGGTGCGCTGGCCACTGCCCTGGCGCCTGTGCCCACCCTGGTGACAGCTGCTGACGGCACGGTCTCGGCCTCGTCCGCCTTCCCGATCACCTTCTTCATGGTGTTCCGCTTCCTGGGCGGCGTCGGCGTCGGCCTGTCCTCCGTGGTCGCTCCCATTTACACCGCTGAAATCGCCCCCGCCCGCGTGCGCGGACGTCTGGTCGGCCTGGTCCAGTTCAACATCGTCTTCGGTATCCTCCTGGCCTACGCCTCCAACGCGGTCATCCGCGAAATTGCGCACGAAGACACCGCGTGGCGCTGGATGCTCGGCGTCATGGCCGTGCCCGCCGTCTTCTTCCTGATCTTCCTGGCCACCGTCCCCGAGACGCCGCGTTGGCTGCTCGCCCACGGGCACGAGGAACGCGCCGTGAAGATTTCCGAGCGCCTCACCTCTACGCAGGAAGAAAGCAGCGAGCAGATCGCCGAGATGAAGGCGCAGATCGCCGAGGACGCCGCGGGCGGCAAGGTCGCCTTCTTCACGCGTCGCTACCGCAAGGTCATCCTCATGGCCTTCTGCATCGCGATGTTCAACCAGCTCTCTGGCATCAACGCGATCCTCTACTACGCGCCCAAGGTCATGAAGCTCGCCGGCGGCGCCGAGGTGCTCGGTGACGCCTTCCCCTACATCGGCTCCGTCATCGTCGGCCTCATGAACCTGATCGCCACCATGGCCGCCCTGACCGTTATCGACAAGCTCGGCCGCCGCCAGCTCATGATCGTCGGATCGATCGGCTACCTGATCTCCCTCGGCTTCCTCGCCGGCATGATGTTCGCCTACGAGGGCGGTGTCTTCCAGGAAGGCAGCGCCGCCCCCGTGTGGCTCATTCTCCTCGGCCTGCTCGGCTTCATCGCCTCCCACGCCTTCGGTCAGGGATCGGTCATCTGGGTCTTCATCTCCGAGATCTTCCCGAACCGCGTGCGCGCGCGTGGCCAGTCGCTGGGCTCGCTCACGCACTGGGTGTTCGCCTTCATCACCACGTACGCCTTCCCGGTCCTCACGGATAAGCTCGGCGGCGGCTTCGCGTTCGGTATCTTCTTCCTCGCGATGGTCGGTCAGCTATTCTGGGTCCTGAAGGTGATGCCCGAAACCAAAGGCATTCCGCTCGAAGAAATGGAAGAGAAACTGGGGTTGACGAATGACTAG
- a CDS encoding GNAT family N-acetyltransferase has product MSIPLAQRAGAPEFVPFPGEHHGIEWEPLRADHHVGLAALFARMEARDNPPYRTSADEVEEMLSGASQWRGLVGVARRGIAAGRLVAFAQVVLRFPGRVECVCIGGVDPDFRRIGLGSAIVDWQEGTARQMLASVEGEGPAQITCHVEAGQDDLEAQLKVHGFRWTRTYYELRASLDGLAPVPDLGSYMSVEAWGPQWEEPALRAANRLNESEWGRPPLTQEQWMQGRTAFAPEWSFLAVDRTGDRPRVAGFLLASRYEQDWAALGWREGYIDQLGVLSAWRETRVADALILASMWAQRRDGMDRAGTGVGSANHTGALAVYDSLGFRTVGQTRLYAIDV; this is encoded by the coding sequence ATGAGCATTCCTCTCGCGCAGAGAGCCGGTGCCCCCGAGTTCGTTCCCTTCCCGGGCGAGCATCACGGCATCGAGTGGGAGCCTTTGCGCGCCGACCATCACGTCGGCCTCGCGGCCCTCTTCGCGCGCATGGAGGCGCGCGATAATCCGCCGTACCGCACCAGCGCGGACGAGGTAGAGGAGATGCTCTCGGGTGCCTCCCAGTGGCGTGGCCTGGTCGGGGTCGCGCGTCGGGGCATCGCCGCCGGTCGCCTGGTGGCCTTCGCGCAGGTGGTGCTGCGATTCCCGGGACGGGTTGAGTGCGTGTGCATCGGGGGAGTGGATCCCGACTTCCGGCGCATCGGCCTGGGTAGCGCGATCGTCGACTGGCAGGAGGGGACGGCCCGTCAGATGCTGGCGAGCGTGGAGGGGGAGGGCCCCGCGCAGATTACCTGCCACGTCGAGGCCGGCCAGGATGACCTCGAGGCCCAGCTGAAGGTGCACGGCTTCCGGTGGACGCGCACCTACTATGAGCTGCGCGCCTCGCTCGATGGCCTGGCCCCGGTGCCGGACCTGGGCTCGTACATGAGCGTCGAGGCCTGGGGGCCTCAGTGGGAAGAGCCTGCCCTGCGCGCCGCGAACCGCCTCAACGAGTCGGAATGGGGGCGCCCGCCGCTCACCCAGGAGCAGTGGATGCAGGGGCGCACGGCCTTCGCTCCCGAGTGGTCGTTCCTGGCCGTGGATCGCACCGGCGATCGCCCGCGCGTTGCCGGCTTCCTCCTGGCCTCGCGTTACGAGCAGGACTGGGCGGCGCTGGGATGGCGCGAAGGCTACATCGATCAGCTGGGCGTTCTGTCGGCGTGGCGTGAGACCCGTGTGGCTGACGCGTTGATTTTGGCCTCGATGTGGGCGCAGAGGCGCGACGGGATGGATCGGGCTGGCACCGGCGTCGGTTCGGCCAACCATACGGGCGCGTTGGCTGTCTACGACTCCCTGGGGTTCCGTACGGTCGGGCAGACGCGCCTCTACGCCATCGACGTGTGA
- a CDS encoding GNAT family N-acetyltransferase, producing the protein MIGRDAPAVYALICHIEDDDRAIRRTSVEDIADMMEGENGRDWVDTIVGLDAKRNICAVASVRVLRGIHEAATAIVSAFIHPHWRGRGVGRALLYWQDGRARQMLVEAFGAESEVPASISNLVDAHMTDRRRLYIAAGFFAKRTYQVMYRDLAGGEVPVPARHGYRVLPWNQVPQAQVRAIHMEAFQQSFRSPLRALWWDDAMNHFDPRWSFVAVDAEGEVVGYAMTGRPAARWVATGRPEAYIYLLGVAEAHRGRSVATALVGHAVAAASASGVSRIGLDVDMSSPDGAHNIYEHLGFVDEAAEVYYTIDQ; encoded by the coding sequence ATGATCGGCCGCGACGCGCCCGCGGTGTACGCGCTCATCTGCCACATCGAAGACGATGACCGGGCGATTCGCCGTACCTCCGTGGAAGATATCGCGGACATGATGGAAGGCGAGAACGGCCGCGACTGGGTGGACACGATCGTCGGCCTGGATGCGAAGCGAAACATCTGCGCGGTGGCGTCCGTGCGCGTCCTGCGAGGCATCCACGAGGCCGCGACAGCAATCGTCAGCGCCTTCATTCACCCCCACTGGCGTGGCCGAGGCGTGGGCCGGGCCCTCCTGTACTGGCAGGACGGTCGCGCCCGACAGATGCTCGTCGAAGCTTTCGGCGCCGAGTCCGAGGTGCCCGCGTCGATCTCGAACCTCGTCGATGCGCACATGACCGATCGTCGTCGCCTCTACATTGCGGCCGGCTTCTTCGCGAAGCGCACGTATCAGGTCATGTACCGTGACCTGGCTGGCGGCGAGGTGCCCGTGCCCGCACGCCACGGATACCGTGTCCTGCCGTGGAACCAGGTTCCGCAGGCGCAGGTCCGCGCCATCCACATGGAGGCCTTCCAGCAGTCGTTCCGTTCGCCGCTGCGCGCCCTGTGGTGGGACGACGCGATGAATCACTTCGACCCGCGCTGGTCCTTCGTGGCCGTGGACGCCGAGGGCGAGGTGGTCGGCTACGCGATGACGGGCCGTCCCGCCGCGCGCTGGGTCGCGACGGGCCGACCGGAGGCCTACATCTACCTCCTCGGCGTTGCCGAGGCCCACCGCGGCCGTTCCGTGGCGACGGCCCTCGTGGGGCACGCGGTCGCAGCTGCATCGGCCTCGGGTGTGAGTCGTATCGGTCTTGATGTTGACATGTCGAGTCCCGACGGCGCGCATAATATCTACGAGCACCTTGGCTTCGTCGACGAAGCCGCCGAGGTTTATTACACGATCGACCAGTAG
- a CDS encoding type IIA DNA topoisomerase subunit B produces MMHNVTPTDASDYNARHLSVLEGLEAVRKRPGMYIGSTDHRGLMHCLWEIIDNAVDEALEGHCDTIDVRLHPDHSASVADNGRGIPVDIVPGQGLTGVEVVYTKLHAGGKFGGGSYAASGGLHGVGASVVNALSARLDVQVDRGGKTHEMCFRRGEPGQFDDSKQRTPNSPFTPFIDGSTLRTVGKVKKSQTGTRVRFWADFQIFPSTEGFSWEDLLARARQTAFLVPGLTINCYDERGDEELHESFRFDGGVVDFANWLASDGPVTDTWHITGEGTYNETVQALDSETGHLRATEVERTCEVDIALRWGIGYDTTVRSFVNIIATPKGGTHVAGFEQAVLKILRAAIDKNARKLKVAAKDGRPEKDDVQAGMTAVITVRFPEPQFEGQTKETLGTPQIRAVVNRVVSDWLKAKFASSKRDDKQQTSLLMEKVVGEMKARVSARIHKEISRKKNALETSSLPAKLADCRLEDVEETELFIVEGDSALGTAKAARNSHYQALFPIRGKILNVQKASTADMLANAECANIIQVIGAGSGRTFDLSQARYGKVILMTDADVDGAHIRTLLLTLFFRYMRPMVEAGRIYAAVPPLHRIEVAGKGRKKREYIYTYSEDELHRKLAALRRSGRTWKEPIQRYKGLGEMDADQLAETTMDRAHRSLRRITLADERALREAEDVFELLMGSTVGPRKEFIVKESAGLDRMRIDA; encoded by the coding sequence ATGATGCACAACGTGACTCCTACCGACGCATCCGACTACAACGCGCGACACCTCTCCGTCCTCGAGGGGCTCGAGGCCGTGCGCAAGCGCCCCGGCATGTACATCGGCTCCACCGACCACCGCGGCCTCATGCACTGCCTCTGGGAGATCATCGACAACGCCGTCGACGAGGCCCTGGAAGGCCACTGCGACACCATCGACGTGCGCCTGCACCCCGACCACTCTGCATCCGTCGCCGACAATGGCCGAGGCATCCCCGTCGACATCGTCCCCGGCCAGGGGCTGACCGGCGTTGAGGTCGTCTACACCAAGCTCCACGCCGGCGGCAAGTTCGGCGGCGGCTCCTATGCGGCCTCCGGCGGCCTGCACGGCGTCGGCGCCTCCGTCGTCAACGCCCTCTCCGCCCGCCTCGACGTGCAGGTCGACCGCGGCGGAAAGACCCACGAAATGTGCTTCCGCAGGGGAGAACCCGGGCAGTTCGACGACTCGAAACAGCGCACCCCCAACTCGCCCTTCACACCTTTCATCGACGGCTCCACCCTCAGGACCGTCGGCAAGGTCAAAAAGTCGCAGACCGGCACGCGCGTGCGATTCTGGGCCGACTTCCAGATTTTCCCGTCCACCGAGGGCTTCTCGTGGGAAGACCTGCTGGCTCGCGCCCGCCAGACCGCGTTCCTCGTGCCCGGCCTGACCATCAACTGCTACGACGAGCGCGGCGACGAGGAGCTCCACGAAAGTTTCCGCTTCGATGGCGGCGTCGTCGACTTCGCGAACTGGCTGGCCTCCGACGGCCCCGTGACCGACACATGGCACATCACGGGTGAGGGCACCTATAACGAGACCGTGCAGGCCCTGGATTCCGAGACCGGGCACCTGCGCGCCACCGAGGTCGAGCGCACCTGCGAGGTCGACATCGCGCTGCGCTGGGGCATCGGCTATGACACGACCGTCCGCTCCTTCGTCAACATCATCGCCACCCCCAAGGGCGGCACACATGTCGCGGGCTTCGAGCAGGCAGTCCTGAAGATCCTGCGCGCGGCGATCGACAAGAACGCGCGCAAACTCAAGGTCGCCGCCAAGGACGGGCGCCCCGAAAAGGACGACGTGCAGGCCGGCATGACCGCCGTCATCACCGTGCGCTTCCCCGAGCCGCAGTTCGAGGGGCAGACGAAGGAAACGCTGGGCACGCCGCAGATTCGCGCCGTCGTCAACCGAGTGGTCTCTGACTGGCTCAAGGCGAAGTTCGCCTCCTCCAAGCGCGACGACAAGCAGCAGACCTCCCTCCTCATGGAGAAGGTCGTCGGCGAGATGAAGGCCCGCGTCTCCGCGCGCATCCACAAGGAGATCTCACGCAAGAAGAACGCGCTGGAAACCTCCTCGCTGCCCGCCAAGCTCGCGGACTGCCGCCTTGAGGACGTCGAGGAGACCGAGCTGTTCATCGTCGAGGGCGACTCCGCCCTGGGCACGGCCAAGGCCGCCCGCAACTCCCACTACCAGGCGCTGTTCCCGATCCGAGGCAAGATCCTCAACGTGCAGAAGGCCTCGACCGCGGACATGCTCGCCAACGCCGAATGCGCGAATATCATCCAGGTGATCGGCGCGGGCTCGGGACGCACCTTCGACCTGTCCCAGGCTCGCTACGGCAAGGTCATTCTCATGACCGACGCCGACGTCGACGGCGCGCACATCCGCACCCTGCTGCTCACCCTGTTCTTCCGCTACATGCGCCCCATGGTCGAAGCCGGCCGCATCTACGCGGCCGTGCCGCCCCTGCACCGCATCGAGGTCGCCGGCAAGGGGCGCAAGAAGCGCGAATACATCTACACCTACTCCGAGGACGAGCTGCACCGTAAGCTCGCCGCACTGCGCCGCTCGGGCCGCACCTGGAAGGAACCCATCCAACGCTACAAGGGCCTGGGCGAAATGGACGCCGACCAGCTCGCGGAGACCACGATGGACCGGGCGCACCGCTCCCTGCGTCGTATCACGCTGGCCGACGAGCGGGCTCTGCGCGAGGCCGAAGACGTGTTCGAGTTGCTCATGGGTTCTACCGTCGGCCCCCGTAAGGAATTCATTGTCAAGGAATCCGCCGGCCTGGATCGCATGCGAATCGACGCGTAA
- a CDS encoding C2 family cysteine protease produces MRFFRYASYFPDCDGDPAAIWEYSCTLEEWHDALLEARDDFWAARRSYPEWEGLSKNAFVAQSLTEYRLLDVLEEGSAKAVGAVRDYHDALGVRLRVIRSIRSDAENLDRIYDSLTWGQVFNGGDAHLEAQFKSLKDYYARQLSTLEEDRAKCAAVLREALRIEPFVPGDNVPLSEKKALRQEQLDALAAIIESDDDYDFSLTQGDIGDCYFLSSVLALAQSKSGRDHLRSLIKVHRNSSGQVDGFYVTLPAAPGDPNPFGTDTVFVSDVYARGTSNGSPGIDSILESAFAQGYTGGINQWYKGGAQAGLSAQALYALTGHAHVPTPTVMTSPANIQQAYAAERPITAETFLASEATVLVDGQEQTIRISGFHAYAVTGADENGVYITNPWGFNKRADSTGNTSGQFYMTYEQFNKHFLSYTIGSSS; encoded by the coding sequence GTGAGATTCTTCAGATACGCATCCTACTTCCCCGACTGCGACGGAGATCCCGCGGCGATATGGGAGTACTCCTGCACCCTGGAGGAGTGGCATGACGCTCTTCTTGAGGCGCGCGACGACTTCTGGGCCGCGCGTCGCTCCTACCCGGAGTGGGAGGGCCTCTCGAAAAATGCCTTTGTTGCCCAGAGCCTGACAGAATACAGACTTCTCGACGTCCTCGAGGAGGGCTCCGCCAAGGCCGTCGGCGCCGTGCGTGACTACCACGACGCGCTGGGCGTTCGCCTGAGGGTCATCCGCTCAATCCGTTCCGACGCGGAAAACCTCGACAGAATCTACGACTCGCTTACCTGGGGACAGGTGTTCAACGGCGGGGATGCCCACCTCGAGGCTCAATTCAAGAGCTTGAAGGACTACTACGCAAGGCAGCTCAGCACACTCGAGGAGGACCGAGCGAAGTGCGCGGCGGTCCTGCGAGAGGCTCTGCGCATCGAGCCCTTCGTGCCCGGCGACAATGTCCCACTCTCTGAGAAGAAGGCTCTCAGGCAGGAACAACTCGACGCGCTCGCCGCCATCATCGAGAGCGACGACGACTACGATTTCTCGCTCACGCAGGGGGACATCGGGGACTGCTATTTCCTCTCCTCCGTCCTCGCCCTGGCCCAGAGCAAGTCGGGCAGGGATCACCTTCGATCCCTCATCAAGGTACACCGCAACTCCTCGGGACAGGTCGACGGCTTCTACGTGACCCTCCCCGCGGCTCCGGGCGACCCCAATCCCTTCGGCACCGACACCGTCTTCGTGAGCGACGTGTACGCGCGGGGAACATCGAACGGCTCCCCGGGCATCGATTCGATCCTGGAATCCGCCTTCGCGCAGGGCTACACCGGCGGCATCAACCAGTGGTACAAGGGAGGCGCACAGGCCGGACTCAGCGCGCAGGCACTCTACGCGCTGACGGGGCACGCCCACGTCCCAACCCCCACAGTGATGACCTCCCCCGCAAACATTCAACAGGCTTACGCGGCCGAGCGTCCCATCACAGCCGAGACTTTTCTCGCATCCGAGGCAACGGTCTTGGTCGACGGACAAGAACAAACAATCAGGATCTCCGGCTTCCACGCCTACGCGGTCACGGGCGCCGATGAGAACGGCGTCTACATCACGAATCCGTGGGGCTTCAATAAGCGCGCGGACTCCACCGGCAACACGAGCGGGCAGTTCTACATGACCTACGAGCAGTTCAACAAGCACTTCCTCTCCTACACGATCGGATCGTCCTCATGA
- a CDS encoding ribbon-helix-helix domain-containing protein — MSKKQQGTYRFAGGITVTDADLEADAQRFEAGECDGAWKVLPGRPQLFGEDTMPVGTRLPESLVRELDEAAGELGQTRSELIRRFISDGLLALKA; from the coding sequence ATGAGCAAGAAACAACAGGGAACCTACCGTTTTGCGGGAGGAATCACCGTTACCGACGCCGATCTTGAAGCAGATGCGCAGCGCTTTGAAGCGGGCGAATGCGACGGAGCGTGGAAGGTTCTGCCAGGGCGTCCGCAGCTCTTCGGCGAGGACACAATGCCGGTCGGCACACGCCTGCCCGAATCCTTAGTCCGCGAGCTCGACGAGGCGGCAGGGGAGCTCGGACAAACTCGCAGTGAACTCATTCGTCGTTTCATATCTGACGGCCTGCTGGCTCTAAAGGCATAA